From the Deinococcus aquaticus genome, one window contains:
- a CDS encoding eCIS core domain-containing protein, whose protein sequence is MQRHLEQGLNHDLSRVRIHDDAEADKLAKGVNAIAFTTGTDIFFQSGQFQPNTQSGLELLAHEVTHTVQQSQGRVGGGIDPDAGLEAEARQMGHRLSRSNGNIQRSAAPWAPLTSGRRSLALQRAATSRSQPLSTTIDTIATPKPGINRVGFVKNTDGANIRTAPAELPGSSSLTTPALPPGTKVFISGTHPQKPEWIYVTATTGGRMVRGYVQALRVTTNLPEPSATLYFVKKDQETLRPLASSIYHQDVQPGRDLRFYEQTVLYLSQKAGLKGAKWGAATVRRTNGSSVAESSVLLVKDQFVWLPSPAFANTLAGKVPSGSITGGAVAQASATSRRLQDVLASISQSPQHLGKIGKEYRDGIVAHLPQIIGITAAFMAAEGLSVLLAATPTGIGQLAAAAIQMGLGAWGAYGAAQAVDAALPHANAWLKTAWNANGNPTLIAQASENFLYMVVQLALAALALLGARGNINKGLKLAENVRITPPGLEMAVAVSPNGQAIPVPVFRPGSITTVGQATVRPGTGSLTAATGRVRPQESSPSPQNELESALTNKNLTDQQLEELLKKTKNWQEIEEFIGREADTSRKIPGYKWRVQNRGKPNERLELVRDDAQSGNYAPLTVTKDGVVVLKAGGSNRISVYSRYRRNFLDYAAEQAKAQGKDGAATRQAAERLLSKTAADGRPLYQLHHMISDNVAQAHPLVRAALKKVRGYTVDRGPNMYALPRQLRPGEPYIHNGSHPKYDAWVSRELDAAMNDLIRQKKLPLDQIKAADLDAALRKVENRIRQRLDDRALPNDVWEELERGGKKLSQVSPQQEQQTRYA, encoded by the coding sequence GTGCAGCGGCACCTCGAGCAGGGCCTCAACCATGATCTCAGTCGTGTGCGCATCCACGACGACGCGGAAGCCGACAAGCTGGCCAAAGGCGTGAATGCCATTGCATTCACGACAGGCACGGACATCTTCTTCCAGTCCGGGCAGTTCCAGCCGAACACCCAGAGCGGCCTGGAGCTCCTCGCGCATGAGGTCACGCACACGGTGCAGCAGAGTCAGGGCCGCGTGGGAGGCGGCATCGACCCGGACGCTGGCCTGGAAGCAGAGGCGCGACAGATGGGCCACCGCCTCTCGAGGTCCAACGGAAATATTCAGCGTTCAGCGGCACCTTGGGCCCCTCTGACTAGTGGACGTCGCTCTCTCGCATTACAGAGAGCCGCGACCTCACGGAGCCAGCCTCTCTCCACGACGATCGATACCATCGCCACGCCGAAACCCGGCATCAACCGGGTCGGATTCGTGAAGAACACAGACGGAGCGAATATCCGGACAGCTCCTGCTGAACTGCCGGGTTCAAGTTCCCTGACGACCCCTGCCCTGCCGCCAGGCACCAAAGTGTTCATCAGCGGCACCCACCCACAAAAGCCCGAGTGGATATACGTTACGGCGACAACGGGCGGGCGCATGGTGCGCGGCTACGTGCAAGCACTCCGGGTCACGACGAATCTCCCAGAGCCTTCGGCCACCCTGTACTTCGTCAAGAAAGACCAGGAGACCCTGAGGCCACTCGCATCATCGATCTACCATCAGGATGTGCAGCCTGGCCGCGACCTGCGGTTCTACGAACAGACAGTGCTCTACCTCTCTCAGAAAGCAGGACTGAAAGGTGCCAAGTGGGGCGCAGCGACGGTCCGCCGAACCAATGGATCCAGCGTGGCGGAATCCTCGGTCCTGCTGGTCAAAGATCAGTTCGTCTGGTTACCTAGTCCAGCGTTCGCCAACACTCTGGCGGGCAAAGTGCCCAGTGGTTCCATCACCGGCGGAGCCGTGGCTCAGGCCTCAGCGACATCACGTCGGCTTCAGGACGTCCTCGCCTCGATCAGCCAGAGCCCACAACATCTGGGGAAAATAGGGAAAGAATACCGGGACGGGATTGTGGCTCACCTGCCGCAGATCATCGGCATCACGGCAGCTTTCATGGCCGCCGAGGGGCTCTCCGTCCTCCTCGCCGCAACTCCGACTGGCATCGGCCAACTTGCTGCTGCGGCCATCCAGATGGGCCTGGGAGCCTGGGGAGCATATGGGGCGGCGCAAGCTGTAGACGCCGCTCTCCCACATGCGAATGCCTGGTTGAAGACCGCATGGAACGCCAACGGGAACCCCACACTCATCGCTCAAGCCAGCGAGAACTTCCTCTACATGGTGGTCCAATTGGCCCTAGCGGCGCTGGCTCTGCTGGGAGCACGAGGCAACATCAACAAAGGACTCAAACTGGCTGAAAACGTCCGCATTACGCCTCCCGGCCTGGAAATGGCGGTCGCCGTGAGTCCAAATGGACAGGCAATTCCCGTTCCAGTGTTCCGCCCGGGTAGCATTACGACTGTCGGGCAAGCAACTGTGCGTCCCGGGACGGGCAGCCTCACCGCTGCGACAGGCCGAGTGCGGCCGCAAGAGTCGTCTCCGTCTCCTCAGAACGAATTGGAGAGCGCCCTCACCAATAAAAACCTGACCGATCAGCAGCTCGAAGAGCTCCTGAAGAAGACCAAGAATTGGCAGGAGATTGAGGAGTTCATTGGTCGCGAAGCCGATACCAGCCGGAAAATTCCAGGGTACAAGTGGCGCGTCCAGAATCGCGGCAAACCCAACGAGCGACTTGAACTGGTGCGAGATGATGCCCAGAGCGGCAACTACGCGCCGCTCACCGTCACCAAAGACGGCGTAGTGGTCCTGAAAGCTGGGGGGAGCAACCGCATCAGCGTGTATTCGCGGTACCGCCGCAATTTTCTTGACTACGCAGCTGAGCAGGCGAAAGCTCAAGGGAAGGATGGCGCGGCGACACGACAGGCCGCTGAACGGCTCCTGAGCAAGACGGCCGCCGACGGCCGCCCGCTGTACCAGCTGCATCACATGATCTCAGACAATGTGGCTCAGGCTCACCCCCTCGTCAGGGCAGCACTCAAGAAGGTCCGAGGGTACACCGTCGACCGAGGCCCGAACATGTACGCCCTTCCCCGCCAGCTTCGACCTGGAGAGCCGTACATTCACAACGGCAGCCATCCGAAATACGACGCGTGGGTCAGCCGGGAACTCGACGCTGCCATGAATGACCTCATCCGTCAAAAGAAGCTGCCACTCGATCAGATCAAAGCGGCTGATCTCGACGCGGCTCTGCGGAAAGTGGAAAACCGTATTCGGCAGCGCCTGGATGACCGCGCGCTTCCCAATGACGTGTGGGAGGAACTCGAACGTGGAGGTAAGAAGTTGAGTCAGGTCAGTCCCCAGCAAGAGCAACAAACGAGGTACGCGTGA